The genomic interval GCTGCGGGCGCGAGAACTACCGCATCCTGCCCGACGACCCGCTGTCGGCCCAACAAGACTGCCACTGGTCCATGGAGACCTCGCGTGGTGATTGGAAGGTGCGTACCGAAACCTATTCCAGCCTGCGCGCGACCAAGACGCACTGGCTGGTGTCGGGCAGACTGGAAGCCTATGAGGGCGACACCCAGGTGTTTGCCAAGGACTGGAACAAGAAGATCCCGCGCCAGCTGGTATGAATATGGCTCACCCCCAGGCTGCGCTTCGCTACGCCAACCCCCTTGCAGGGGGCGATACCAGTGGCCCGGCAAAGCCGGTTCCACGGTATCCCTGGGTGGCGTGCGTTCAGACTGAACCTTGGGGTTGAACTATTACGATTTATATGTCTTTCAGGCCCTCTGTGCTGATTCCATGGGCATGAGCAGCTATTATTTTTGAAGCATCTATGCAAACCAAGTATTTTGTGCAGTTGGTGGCCTTGTCGGCTCTGTGGGGCACCACCTTCATGCTGACGCGCCTGGCGGTGCCTACGCTGGGGCACAACCTGGTGGCCGGCCTGCGCATGGCCATGGCCACGCTGGTACTGGGCGCCATCATGCGGGTGGCGCGCCAGCCCTGGCCCTGGGCGCAGTGGCGCGAGATGTTTTTGCTGGGCGCGCTGGCGGTGGCCGGGCCGCACTTTTTCTACGCGTGGTCGTCGGTGGAGCTGCCTGCGGCCTACGGCTCGCTGCTGTCGGTCACGGCGGTGCTGTTTGGGGCGATCATTTCGGCCACCATGAAAGAGGAGGTGCTCACCCCGGTGAAGCTGGCGGGCTGCCTGCTGGGCTTTGGCGGCGCGGCGTTGGTGGTGCAGTTGGGCCCTGTGAACCCCACGCCACTGCTGGTGCTGTCGGCCCTGGGCTGCGTGGCGGGGGCATCGCTGTCGGGCATGTCCACTCCTTTCCTCAAGCGCGCCACCACCCGGCTGGAGCCGCTGGCCATCACCGCCGGCATGCATGCCACCGGCGCGCTGCTGCTGCTGCCCGGTGCCCTGTACGACCTGCCCCGCGCACACTTCACGCTGCCCGCACTGGCCGGGGTGGTGCTGATGGGCACCATGACCTCGGGCATGGCGTACTGGATGTACATGCGCATCATGCGCCACGTTCCCCCGGTGGCGGCACTGAGCAGCACCTTTCTGGTCACCGGTTTTGGCGTGCTGTTTTCCATCATTTTTCTGGGCGAAGCCACCGGCCCCGGGCTGTACGCAGGCGGCGCGCTGATCGTCTTGGCCAGCATGATGGTCATGGGCTTTAACCCCTTTCGCCGCACGGCGTAAATCGTTTTTATCCACGGGAGTTTGAGATGGCACTGAACATTGGTTTTATTGGTCTGGGCAGCTTGGGCGAGGGCCTGTGCAACAGCCTGGTGAAGGCGGGCTTTGCGGTCACGGTGACCGACCTGAACCCGGCGGCGGCGCAAAAGCTGCTGGCGGCGGGCGCGGCCTGGGCAGACGATGTGGCCGGGGTCTGCCGGGAGGCGGATGTGGTGATCACCGTTCTGCCCTCACCCGCCATCTCCCGCAAAGTCGTAGAGGGCCCCGGCGGTGTGTTTGACAACCTGCGCGCAGGCGGCGTGTGGATCGAGATGAGTACCACCGACTTTGAAGACCTGCAGCGCCTGCAGGCGGCGGCCGCCGAGCGCGGCATTGCGGTGCTGGAATGCCCGGTAACCGGCGGCGTGCACCTGGCCAACTCGGGGCAGATCACCGTGCTGGTGGGCGGCGACGAAGCGGTGTTCCAGCGTGTGGAGCCGCTGCTGGCGGCCATGGGCGGGCAGATCATCTACATGGGCAAGCTGGGCAATGCGTCGGTGGTGAAAGTGGTCACCAATATGCTGGCCTTCATCCACCTGGTGGCCGCGGGCGAGGCCATGATGGTGCCCGCCAAATACGGCGTGGACCCGGATGCCACCTACCGCGCCATCCGCGCCAGCTCGGGCAACAGCTTTGTGCACGAGACCGAGTCGCAGCTCATCCTCAGCGGCAGCTACAACGTCAAGTTCAACATGGACCTGGCCTGCAAAGACCTGGGCCTGGTCAACGGCATCGCCGAAAAACTGGGCGTGCCGCTGGAGCTGGGCGGCATGACGCAGCAGATCTTCCGCCGCGCACGCGGCATGTTCGGCAGCCAGGCGCAAAGCCCCGAGGTGGTGCGCATGCTGGAGCAGGCCTGCGGACTGGAACTGCGCGCGCCCGGCTACCCCACGGAACTGGTGGCGGAGTAAGCCATGACGCACCAAGACTGGCTGCGCAAAGCCCAAGCGCTGCATATCGAAGGCCGCCTGTTCATCGAAGGCCGCTACGTAGACGCGCAAGATGGTGGCAGTTTTGACTGCGTGAACCCGTCCACCGGTGCCGTGCTGGCCCGCGTCGCCCAGGGCGAGGCCAAAGACATCGATGCCGCCGTGGCCAGCGCCCTGGCCGCCTGGACCGACCGCCGCTGGCGCGGCCAGGCCCCGCGCGCGCGCATGCAGGTGATGAACCGCTGGGCCGACCTGGTGGAGCAGCACGCCGACGAGCTGGCGCTGTTGGAAACCCTGGACATGGGCAAGCCCATCAGCGACATGCTGAACATCGACCTGCCCGAGGTGCTGCGCACCATCCGCTACTTTGCCGAGTGCATCGACAAGGTGGAGGGGGCGGTGACCCACACCGCACCCGGCTCGCTGCACCTGATCCTGCACGAGCCGCTGGGCGTGGTGGGTGCCATCACGCCCTGGAACTACCCGATGCTGATGGCGGTGTGGAAGCTGGCCCCCATCCTGGCCGCAGGCAACTGCGTGGTGCTCAAACCCGCCGAACAGGCCCCGCTGACCTGCACCCGGCTGGCCCAGCTGTTTGTGGAGGCGGGCGGCCCCGCTGGTGTCTTCAATCTGGTCAACGGCCTGGGCCCCGAAGCAGGCCGCGCCCTGGCCCTGCACCCGGATGTGATCAAGCTCTCATTCACCGGCTCCACGCGCGTGGGCAAGCTGCTGATGGGCTACGCCGGGCAGTCCAACATGAAGCGCGTGGCGCTGGAAACCGGCGGCAAAAGCCCGCAGATTTTCATGCCCGACCTGTACGACCTGGACGCGGCGGTAGACCGCGCCGTGGGCGGCATTTTTGACAACGCCGGCCAGGTCTGCAACGC from Comamonadaceae bacterium OS-1 carries:
- the Hgd gene encoding 2-(hydroxymethyl)glutarate dehydrogenase, with protein sequence MALNIGFIGLGSLGEGLCNSLVKAGFAVTVTDLNPAAAQKLLAAGAAWADDVAGVCREADVVITVLPSPAISRKVVEGPGGVFDNLRAGGVWIEMSTTDFEDLQRLQAAAAERGIAVLECPVTGGVHLANSGQITVLVGGDEAVFQRVEPLLAAMGGQIIYMGKLGNASVVKVVTNMLAFIHLVAAGEAMMVPAKYGVDPDATYRAIRASSGNSFVHETESQLILSGSYNVKFNMDLACKDLGLVNGIAEKLGVPLELGGMTQQIFRRARGMFGSQAQSPEVVRMLEQACGLELRAPGYPTELVAE
- the puuC_2 gene encoding NADP/NAD-dependent aldehyde dehydrogenase PuuC, which produces MTHQDWLRKAQALHIEGRLFIEGRYVDAQDGGSFDCVNPSTGAVLARVAQGEAKDIDAAVASALAAWTDRRWRGQAPRARMQVMNRWADLVEQHADELALLETLDMGKPISDMLNIDLPEVLRTIRYFAECIDKVEGAVTHTAPGSLHLILHEPLGVVGAITPWNYPMLMAVWKLAPILAAGNCVVLKPAEQAPLTCTRLAQLFVEAGGPAGVFNLVNGLGPEAGRALALHPDVIKLSFTGSTRVGKLLMGYAGQSNMKRVALETGGKSPQIFMPDLYDLDAAVDRAVGGIFDNAGQVCNAGSRLLVHRDLQEAFTAQFIARTQVLYQPGDPLDPATTLGPLASQPHQRKVLADIARGQAEGAHMVMGGTQVALPGTFVPPTLFVGHNRMALAQEEIFGPVATLIPFDTEAEAIALANDSVYGLAAAVWTRDLHQAHRMVGALEAGVVWVNCFGDGDMTQPFGGYKQSGNSRDKHVDSLLSYMQTKSAWFQVG